From the genome of Thermogutta terrifontis, one region includes:
- a CDS encoding sugar phosphate isomerase/epimerase family protein — protein MGQVFFGVNLEFVRHADKPFEWGVAKAAELGYEYVEPMVHWGRELLSEAGYFHSVSMLDDPYRIKDACAKAGVKLSGLSAHCPLIKPEISVEYLKQAIRFAAECGAPVVNTDEGPKPHWTTEEEDFVLMKYTLQEAAFVAERRGILIGLEPHQQYSKTPYGLDRIYNLVRSPVIGINFDTGNAFLAGQDPIAWLERVADRLVHLHAKDISVQQAEAERGKVTGTPVGCACGDGVIDWKKVIEICRRAPRDIVLSVECGTIEQAEKSIKYLKSLLQT, from the coding sequence ATGGGCCAGGTGTTTTTCGGTGTCAATCTGGAATTTGTTCGCCACGCGGACAAGCCGTTTGAGTGGGGGGTCGCCAAGGCCGCGGAGCTGGGTTACGAATACGTGGAACCGATGGTCCACTGGGGCCGGGAACTCCTTTCCGAGGCGGGCTATTTCCACAGCGTTTCGATGCTCGACGATCCCTACCGCATCAAGGATGCCTGCGCCAAGGCGGGGGTGAAGCTGTCGGGTTTGTCGGCCCACTGTCCGCTTATCAAACCTGAAATCAGTGTGGAGTATCTCAAGCAGGCCATTCGCTTTGCAGCGGAGTGCGGCGCCCCCGTGGTGAACACCGACGAGGGTCCCAAGCCACACTGGACCACCGAGGAAGAGGACTTCGTCCTCATGAAATACACACTGCAGGAGGCGGCCTTTGTGGCCGAGCGACGCGGAATCCTCATCGGGCTGGAGCCCCACCAGCAGTACAGCAAGACACCCTACGGCCTGGATCGGATTTACAACCTCGTGCGGTCTCCGGTGATCGGTATCAATTTTGACACAGGCAATGCCTTTCTGGCGGGACAGGACCCGATTGCCTGGCTGGAACGTGTCGCCGATCGGCTGGTGCACCTTCACGCCAAAGATATTTCGGTGCAGCAGGCCGAGGCCGAGCGTGGGAAAGTCACCGGCACGCCCGTTGGGTGCGCCTGTGGAGATGGTGTGATCGATTGGAAGAAGGTCATCGAAATCTGCCGCCGCGCTCCGCGGGACATCGTTCTCAGTGTGGAATGCGGCACCATCGAACAGGCGGAAAAGAGCATTAAATACCTGAAGTCACTTCTCCAGACGTGA
- a CDS encoding PQQ-binding-like beta-propeller repeat protein: protein MAWRAIVLWIAVLAISISCQARKETPAPKGTAKIEEQLSAQESGPMPGKTSPMLSSGESPAAGPTSTGAAQASQVSQTAPAPGSAKPVSPQVQAFWPRFHGPRGDNLSDDKGLLTEWPADGPPLAWKTEGIGQGYAGVTIADGRIFTAGNIDKDAVVTALDMDGRILWQKPNGPAWTKNYPGARGTPTVDGDRVYHLGASGDLTCFRVEDGSVIWHTNIMERFHAPVPEWGLAESVLVRGKYLYCTPGGPETCIVCLDKMTGETVWQSASAGGDTTGYASIQWAEFEGIPILLTMTAKALVGVHAETGRLLFRHPHETAYDVNAFMPLYANGEVFVSTGYGSGSELVRLKRDGENIAAEQVWVNKDLDNHHGGVILVEGFLYGSSYNGRWCCLDWKTGETRYMDRGIGKGSLTYADGMLYLYSERRTVGLAKATAEKFELVNQFRLPSEERAESWAHPVVCGGRLYLRHGNILFAYDVRKQP from the coding sequence ATGGCGTGGAGAGCTATCGTACTGTGGATCGCTGTGCTGGCAATTTCCATAAGTTGTCAGGCGCGAAAAGAAACCCCGGCACCGAAGGGGACAGCCAAAATCGAAGAACAGCTGTCAGCCCAGGAATCGGGACCAATGCCCGGCAAAACCAGCCCGATGTTATCCTCGGGAGAATCCCCAGCGGCTGGCCCGACTTCCACTGGGGCCGCCCAAGCTTCCCAAGTCTCGCAGACCGCTCCAGCCCCCGGTTCGGCCAAGCCGGTTTCCCCTCAAGTGCAGGCCTTCTGGCCACGATTTCATGGACCGCGCGGAGACAATCTCTCGGATGACAAGGGCTTGCTCACCGAATGGCCGGCAGACGGACCGCCCCTTGCCTGGAAGACCGAGGGCATCGGCCAGGGATATGCTGGGGTCACAATCGCTGATGGTCGCATTTTCACTGCGGGAAACATCGATAAGGATGCCGTCGTGACGGCCTTGGACATGGATGGACGAATCCTCTGGCAGAAGCCGAATGGCCCGGCATGGACGAAGAATTACCCGGGAGCGCGGGGGACGCCGACCGTTGACGGCGATCGGGTGTACCATCTCGGGGCGTCGGGAGATCTGACCTGTTTTCGCGTGGAGGACGGCTCGGTCATTTGGCATACCAATATCATGGAACGATTCCATGCACCTGTTCCCGAATGGGGTCTGGCCGAGTCGGTCCTCGTCCGTGGGAAGTACCTGTACTGCACCCCGGGCGGTCCTGAAACGTGCATCGTTTGCCTGGACAAAATGACGGGGGAAACGGTTTGGCAATCCGCATCGGCGGGCGGCGATACGACAGGTTACGCCAGCATTCAGTGGGCTGAATTTGAAGGGATTCCCATTTTGCTCACGATGACGGCCAAGGCCCTCGTCGGTGTCCATGCCGAGACAGGCCGCTTACTTTTCCGCCATCCGCACGAAACGGCCTACGACGTCAACGCGTTCATGCCCCTTTATGCGAACGGTGAGGTCTTCGTCAGCACCGGCTACGGCAGCGGGTCGGAGTTGGTCCGTCTCAAACGAGACGGCGAGAACATCGCGGCGGAACAGGTCTGGGTCAACAAGGACCTGGACAATCATCACGGAGGTGTGATCCTTGTCGAAGGCTTTCTGTATGGATCAAGCTACAACGGACGGTGGTGCTGTCTCGATTGGAAAACGGGGGAAACACGCTACATGGACCGGGGCATCGGCAAGGGATCGCTCACCTACGCCGATGGCATGCTCTACCTGTACAGCGAGCGGAGAACGGTGGGTCTAGCCAAGGCCACCGCAGAGAAGTTTGAGTTGGTCAACCAATTTCGTTTGCCTTCGGAAGAGCGAGCGGAATCCTGGGCCCATCCCGTCGTGTGTGGGGGACGACTCTATCTCCGCCACGGCAACATCCTGTTTGCCTACGATGTTCGCAAACAGCCGTGA
- a CDS encoding tRNA (cytidine(34)-2'-O)-methyltransferase: MAHYEPILHVVLYQPEIPHNTGAVGRTCVAVGAKLWLVRPLGFRITSRHLKRAGLDYWQYLEWEAVDDWSALEKALSGKRFWYFTKTATTLFWDVSYAPGDVLVFGSESQGLPASLLAAHREACLRIPIRSQVRSLNLSVSVAVAAYEAIRQLGWHAAPG; the protein is encoded by the coding sequence ATGGCGCATTACGAACCGATCCTCCACGTGGTCCTTTATCAGCCGGAAATTCCCCACAACACGGGTGCGGTGGGCAGGACCTGCGTTGCCGTTGGGGCCAAATTGTGGCTGGTTCGACCACTTGGCTTCCGCATCACGAGCCGTCATCTCAAACGGGCGGGGCTGGATTACTGGCAGTATCTGGAGTGGGAGGCCGTGGATGATTGGTCGGCTCTGGAAAAGGCCCTCTCCGGCAAGCGGTTCTGGTATTTCACGAAGACCGCTACCACGCTGTTCTGGGATGTGAGCTATGCTCCGGGAGACGTTCTCGTGTTCGGGAGTGAATCTCAGGGCCTTCCTGCGAGTCTGCTTGCCGCGCACCGAGAAGCCTGCCTGCGGATTCCCATCCGCTCCCAGGTGAGAAGCTTGAATCTCTCGGTCAGTGTGGCCGTCGCGGCTTACGAAGCGATCCGTCAACTGGGATGGCACGCTGCGCCGGGCTGA
- a CDS encoding bifunctional folylpolyglutamate synthase/dihydrofolate synthase codes for MHSSEFVPQAGSSLPFEVAGSRHQAVREFLFARTNYEHSPPRSGTRARVFKLTRMRALLERLGNPETRYPIVHITGTKGKGSTAALVGAILAASGKQVGIFTSPHLERVEERLAVDGRPCPADEFTRLLEELIPLVRSMDQEAAVQGESGPTYFEILTAMAFLYFARRKVDAAVIEVGLGGRLDSTNVCRPEVSVITSISYDHTDLLGTTLEQIAWEKAGIIKRGVPVVSGVVQPGPREVIRRVCKKRGCALWELGEDFGAAYRTPRHLERETALGHVTLWGRPRESAQESPPGSPSGWEIESELRLLGQHQAANSAVALAAVKRLEQRLGWTVSPQAIQVALRETGLPARVEILGRRPVVVLDAAHNVASAEALVTTLQQCLEVQKCWLLFATTQGKDYRGMLRVFAPFFSHAALTQYTINPRALPVSWLVEAAEELMPGRYSAFENPAAAWEWLWPRVGKDDLVCIAGSFFLAAEMQPHLRKLGLITAGTGSKETPPAP; via the coding sequence GTGCACAGTTCGGAATTTGTACCACAGGCGGGAAGCAGCCTGCCCTTCGAAGTTGCGGGAAGCCGCCACCAGGCGGTGCGGGAGTTCCTATTTGCGCGGACGAACTACGAGCATTCGCCCCCCCGGTCGGGAACCCGTGCCCGAGTCTTCAAGCTCACGCGGATGCGGGCCCTTCTCGAACGGCTGGGGAATCCCGAGACCCGTTATCCCATCGTTCATATCACCGGGACGAAGGGAAAAGGTTCCACGGCGGCCTTGGTGGGGGCGATTTTGGCGGCCTCAGGAAAACAGGTGGGAATTTTTACGTCGCCGCATTTGGAGCGGGTGGAAGAGCGGCTCGCCGTCGATGGCCGCCCGTGCCCTGCCGACGAATTCACCAGGCTTTTGGAAGAGTTGATTCCACTGGTTCGGTCGATGGATCAGGAGGCCGCGGTTCAGGGTGAGAGTGGGCCCACATATTTTGAAATTCTCACGGCCATGGCGTTTCTCTATTTTGCCAGGCGAAAGGTGGACGCGGCCGTGATTGAAGTCGGACTGGGCGGGCGGCTTGACTCCACAAATGTTTGTCGTCCCGAGGTGTCCGTGATCACCAGCATCAGTTACGACCATACCGATTTGCTCGGGACGACGCTTGAGCAAATCGCGTGGGAAAAGGCCGGGATCATCAAGCGGGGCGTACCCGTCGTCAGTGGGGTGGTCCAACCGGGACCGCGGGAGGTGATTCGTCGGGTCTGTAAGAAGCGCGGCTGTGCCCTGTGGGAGCTGGGGGAGGACTTTGGCGCTGCGTATCGGACACCCCGACATCTCGAACGAGAGACCGCGTTGGGACACGTGACGTTATGGGGGCGGCCGAGGGAATCGGCACAGGAATCACCGCCCGGCAGTCCATCTGGTTGGGAGATTGAATCGGAATTGCGGCTTCTGGGCCAGCATCAGGCGGCCAACAGTGCGGTGGCGCTGGCAGCGGTCAAGCGGCTGGAGCAGCGCCTGGGCTGGACCGTCTCGCCCCAGGCCATTCAGGTGGCCTTGAGGGAAACGGGGCTTCCCGCGCGGGTAGAAATCCTGGGGCGGCGACCGGTGGTCGTCCTGGATGCCGCCCACAATGTGGCGTCCGCGGAAGCCCTGGTGACGACCCTCCAGCAGTGCCTAGAGGTTCAAAAATGCTGGTTGCTGTTCGCCACAACTCAGGGGAAGGATTACCGCGGGATGCTGAGGGTGTTCGCGCCATTTTTCTCTCATGCGGCGCTCACGCAATACACGATCAACCCGCGAGCTTTGCCCGTCAGTTGGCTCGTTGAGGCGGCGGAGGAACTGATGCCAGGACGATATTCTGCGTTTGAGAATCCGGCCGCGGCATGGGAATGGTTATGGCCCCGTGTTGGGAAAGACGATCTGGTGTGCATTGCGGGTTCTTTCTTTTTGGCCGCCGAGATGCAGCCCCACCTCCGCAAACTCGGCTTGATAACGGCCGGAACTGGTAGCAAGGAAACACCGCCTGCCCCGTGA
- a CDS encoding lactate racemase domain-containing protein — protein MKDPLFPQIFRIRQRFASHKLDDIPGRIRAELYRVGIREKVRPGMQIAITAGSRGINNIRMILRTVAEVVRQCGGQPFLVPAMGSHGGGTAEGQREVLRGYGITEETVGCPIRSSMETVIIGKAPEGFDVHFDRHAFAADFVIVVNRIKPHTQFTGPIESGLMKMLLIGLGKHRGAEIYHRAAWDYGFDRVVRSVARIVLARCRILTGLAIVEDAYDDTAHIEAIPPQEFETREPELLRLAREWMPKLPFDHAHVLLIDRLGKDLSGAGIDTNVIGRKLADHRAGPGEKPDIRYICVRGLSPGTHGNAIGLGLAEFCRSHILREIDVHATRINAITSGHVSAAMLPLDYPTDREMLSVALSNIGLTPPQDARLMWISDTLHLAEVECSAAYYDEARHRDDLEVLTPPRPLPFNEEGNLPDMTALGILPKLADLPK, from the coding sequence ATGAAAGATCCTTTGTTTCCCCAGATTTTCCGCATACGGCAGCGTTTTGCATCGCACAAACTGGACGACATTCCGGGGCGGATACGCGCTGAGCTGTATCGCGTGGGGATTCGGGAGAAAGTGCGTCCGGGAATGCAAATTGCCATCACTGCGGGAAGTCGGGGAATCAACAACATCAGGATGATTCTTCGCACCGTTGCGGAAGTGGTCCGTCAGTGTGGTGGGCAACCGTTCCTCGTGCCTGCGATGGGAAGCCACGGCGGCGGAACCGCGGAGGGCCAACGCGAGGTCCTGCGCGGTTACGGGATTACCGAAGAGACCGTGGGTTGTCCAATCCGATCCAGCATGGAAACGGTGATCATCGGCAAGGCGCCCGAGGGTTTCGACGTCCATTTTGATCGCCATGCCTTTGCCGCCGATTTTGTCATTGTGGTCAATCGGATCAAGCCCCACACGCAGTTTACCGGGCCGATTGAAAGCGGCCTGATGAAAATGCTGCTCATCGGGCTTGGCAAGCATCGGGGAGCAGAGATTTACCATCGTGCCGCGTGGGATTACGGTTTCGACAGAGTCGTCCGCAGCGTCGCGCGAATTGTCCTCGCGCGCTGCCGGATTCTCACGGGACTCGCCATTGTGGAAGATGCTTACGACGACACTGCTCACATCGAGGCAATTCCGCCGCAGGAATTCGAAACGCGGGAACCGGAGCTTCTCCGCCTGGCCAGGGAATGGATGCCGAAACTTCCCTTTGACCATGCGCACGTTCTTTTGATCGATCGGCTTGGCAAGGACCTCAGTGGAGCGGGCATTGATACGAATGTCATCGGCCGAAAGTTGGCCGACCATCGCGCCGGACCGGGGGAAAAGCCGGATATCCGCTATATTTGTGTCCGTGGGCTGAGCCCCGGCACGCATGGTAATGCGATTGGGCTGGGATTGGCCGAGTTCTGCCGCAGCCATATTCTGCGCGAAATCGACGTTCATGCCACGCGGATCAATGCCATCACTTCCGGGCATGTGTCGGCCGCGATGCTGCCGCTCGATTATCCCACTGATCGCGAAATGCTGTCGGTGGCTCTGTCGAATATCGGTCTCACACCGCCCCAGGACGCGAGATTGATGTGGATTTCCGACACCCTGCACCTAGCGGAGGTGGAGTGCTCGGCCGCCTATTACGACGAGGCTCGGCATCGCGACGATCTGGAGGTGCTCACCCCCCCACGGCCGCTGCCTTTCAATGAGGAAGGAAACTTGCCCGACATGACAGCCCTCGGGATCCTGCCGAAACTGGCGGACCTGCCGAAATGA
- a CDS encoding CAP domain-containing protein, producing the protein MSALFRTVQPVFWHTPRAVLLVLFSGMVALWLTSGALSGEPRRSSTSPAIRELVSQFQSSRTTMDERRQLVAQAVEGGPAWVEALLPVIEKQLSARLERYGQMFTRQAQRQAGQHLRQVDPRQVAAVREAVLTLRQRPDLTKEMIQQVGDPGLKQLQQWLVIPREVVLASSDTLRSEREKLSEWGSLWEECARVLYNAAPPESRPDTQPSFEEYLAGEETLAAFLVSPMDPPARQVLAQNAILAKQLQREEARCILALNMTRVLLGLNPLVIDLRLCAAARDHSNDMKTLGFFDHTSPVPGKTTPWDRARRFGTSASGENIAAGYSDGNAANMGWFHSPGHHKNMLGNHKRVGVGIAGTYYTELFGD; encoded by the coding sequence GTGAGCGCCCTCTTCCGTACCGTCCAACCGGTCTTCTGGCACACTCCGCGGGCGGTCCTCTTGGTTCTTTTCTCGGGTATGGTCGCTCTCTGGCTGACATCGGGCGCTTTGTCGGGTGAACCCCGACGTTCTTCAACCAGTCCCGCCATCCGGGAACTCGTCAGTCAGTTTCAATCTTCGCGCACGACGATGGACGAACGTCGCCAGCTCGTTGCCCAAGCGGTGGAAGGCGGCCCCGCCTGGGTGGAAGCCCTGCTGCCGGTCATTGAGAAACAACTTTCCGCGCGGCTGGAAAGATACGGCCAGATGTTCACCCGACAGGCCCAGCGCCAGGCAGGTCAGCATTTGCGACAGGTGGATCCCCGACAGGTGGCGGCCGTTCGCGAGGCGGTGCTGACTCTCCGTCAGCGACCCGACCTCACCAAGGAGATGATCCAGCAGGTGGGCGATCCCGGATTGAAGCAACTCCAGCAATGGCTCGTCATTCCCCGAGAAGTCGTGCTCGCTTCCTCCGACACCTTGCGAAGCGAACGGGAAAAGCTCAGCGAATGGGGCAGCTTGTGGGAAGAGTGTGCCCGCGTCCTCTACAACGCCGCTCCACCCGAAAGTCGCCCGGATACTCAACCAAGTTTTGAGGAATATCTGGCGGGCGAGGAAACCCTGGCGGCCTTTTTGGTTTCGCCGATGGATCCCCCTGCTCGACAGGTCCTCGCCCAAAACGCGATTTTGGCCAAACAGCTCCAGCGAGAGGAGGCACGCTGTATTCTGGCGCTCAATATGACCCGCGTCCTGCTTGGGCTGAACCCTCTCGTCATCGACCTTCGGCTGTGTGCGGCTGCCCGCGATCACTCCAACGACATGAAAACCCTGGGCTTTTTCGATCACACATCGCCCGTGCCGGGCAAAACGACCCCGTGGGACCGTGCCCGCCGCTTCGGCACTTCTGCCTCCGGAGAAAATATCGCCGCAGGCTACAGCGATGGGAACGCCGCCAACATGGGCTGGTTCCACAGTCCCGGCCATCACAAGAACATGCTGGGCAACCACAAGCGGGTGGGCGTGGGAATCGCAGGCACCTATTACACCGAACTGTTTGGAGACTGA
- a CDS encoding ABC transporter permease has product MPIEIELPQLSSWIGPAFLAWLSAALGLITLCGLIGFLWCLLLYGRRAPRRFWELLRSGVIDLVLVSPRRIGALAWLTIKEAFGRKVTVVVLLFCVSLLFAGWFLDPTSSEPHRLYLNFVLGTTNYLVILLVIFLAAFRLPGDIQNKTIFTVLTKPVRTSEIVTGQILGLVAVGSFILGTMWIISYPFVVRGLHHTHVVNPADLRPLGEPVTLPDGSQGQALQGWTEPTWGHRHRFFVDANGNPRVDMERGHTHSVRVEKSADGKVTYRLGGPEGQLVARVPIYGSLVFRDRNGFDVEKGISVGDEWTYRSYIEGASQAAAIWTFKDLKPDEFPGDTIPIEMNLGVFRTHKGDIERGILGSLSVRNPENGLMVELQVFESKEFSILALDIPKKITRFSSVRVEPRKIKHADGTIEYVRLKPVDPQVLSQKEFDLFRDFTSSDGKIEIWIRCLESGQYFGMAKPDLYIRAGNRSFFLNLFKGYLGIWLQMVLAIGFGVTLSTFLGTPVTLVSTLGVTIAGMAHQFMRQIVTGELYPGVETPARFGPIESSIRLFTQEGVMVEIPRTVGLMVARAIDSVFLAWLDLLSYIIPPMDRLGFIDFVAYGYNVSPSLLAVNIITVAGYLVLLIVAGHFFLRSREVAA; this is encoded by the coding sequence ATGCCGATCGAAATTGAATTGCCCCAACTTTCTAGCTGGATTGGCCCCGCGTTCCTCGCGTGGCTGAGTGCGGCACTTGGCCTTATAACCCTGTGCGGCCTGATCGGCTTTCTCTGGTGTCTGCTTCTCTATGGCCGGCGGGCACCGCGGCGCTTTTGGGAGTTGCTGCGTTCGGGCGTGATCGACCTGGTCCTGGTCAGCCCGCGCCGCATCGGGGCTCTGGCCTGGCTTACAATCAAGGAAGCCTTTGGCCGTAAGGTGACCGTCGTGGTCCTGCTGTTCTGTGTCAGCCTTCTTTTTGCCGGTTGGTTTCTCGACCCCACCAGTTCCGAGCCCCATCGGCTGTATCTCAATTTCGTGCTGGGCACTACGAATTACCTGGTTATCCTTTTGGTCATCTTCCTGGCGGCATTCCGGCTGCCCGGTGATATTCAAAACAAAACGATTTTCACCGTTCTCACCAAGCCGGTCCGCACCTCCGAGATTGTCACCGGCCAGATTCTGGGTTTGGTGGCAGTGGGCAGCTTCATCCTGGGAACGATGTGGATCATCAGTTATCCGTTTGTCGTCCGCGGGCTCCATCACACGCACGTTGTGAACCCGGCGGATTTGCGTCCCCTGGGTGAGCCGGTCACCCTCCCTGACGGCTCGCAGGGCCAGGCCCTTCAGGGCTGGACCGAACCGACCTGGGGTCACCGCCACCGGTTTTTCGTGGACGCCAACGGGAATCCCCGCGTGGATATGGAACGGGGGCACACGCATTCGGTGCGGGTGGAGAAGTCAGCCGATGGCAAAGTGACGTATCGCCTGGGCGGACCGGAAGGGCAATTGGTCGCCCGGGTCCCCATCTACGGCAGCCTCGTGTTTCGTGACCGGAACGGCTTCGACGTCGAAAAGGGAATCAGCGTCGGTGATGAGTGGACATATCGGAGTTACATCGAAGGGGCTTCCCAGGCGGCTGCCATCTGGACGTTCAAGGACCTCAAACCGGATGAATTCCCCGGAGACACCATCCCCATCGAAATGAACCTTGGCGTCTTCCGTACCCATAAGGGAGACATCGAACGGGGAATTTTGGGGAGTCTCTCGGTCCGCAATCCGGAAAATGGCCTGATGGTGGAACTGCAGGTCTTTGAGTCGAAGGAGTTCAGCATCCTGGCGCTGGATATCCCCAAGAAAATCACCCGGTTTTCCAGCGTCCGCGTGGAGCCCCGCAAAATCAAACATGCCGACGGCACCATCGAATACGTCAGGCTCAAGCCCGTGGACCCCCAAGTCCTTTCCCAGAAAGAATTTGACCTTTTCCGGGACTTCACATCCTCGGACGGAAAGATCGAGATCTGGATCCGCTGTCTGGAAAGTGGCCAGTACTTTGGCATGGCCAAACCGGATTTGTACATTCGGGCAGGAAACCGTTCGTTCTTCCTGAACCTGTTCAAAGGCTATTTAGGCATCTGGCTGCAAATGGTGCTGGCCATCGGCTTTGGAGTGACGCTCAGCACCTTCCTGGGAACGCCGGTCACGCTGGTTTCCACGCTGGGTGTCACGATTGCTGGGATGGCCCACCAGTTCATGCGGCAGATTGTGACGGGTGAGCTGTATCCGGGAGTGGAAACACCCGCCCGATTCGGCCCCATCGAGTCGTCCATCCGTTTATTCACCCAGGAAGGCGTGATGGTGGAAATTCCTCGCACGGTGGGTCTGATGGTGGCCCGGGCTATCGACTCAGTCTTCCTGGCCTGGCTCGACCTGCTTTCGTACATCATCCCGCCGATGGACCGACTGGGATTCATCGACTTCGTGGCGTACGGATACAACGTCAGTCCCAGTTTACTGGCTGTGAATATCATCACCGTGGCAGGCTATCTGGTGTTGCTCATCGTGGCCGGCCATTTCTTCCTGCGATCTCGTGAGGTGGCAGCATGA
- a CDS encoding ABC transporter ATP-binding protein: protein MSEAQVSPAARPSETGQSPPEVVIETRTLSKVYRDFWGRTKVQALKALDLQIYRGEVFGLLGPNGSGKTTTMKLLLGLLLPTSGEVYVFGRPATDVSKNERIGYLPEESYLYRFLNAEETLDFYGRLFNMPRSVRRQRVADLIEMVGLTWAKKRPLKEYSKGMTRRIGLAQALINDPDLILLDEPTSGLDPIGTREMKDLILRLRDQGKTVVMCSHLLADVQDVCDRIGILYQGELKELGRVDQLLAMRDVTEIRVPRMSPEAESEVKAVLAKHGLEILSWGNPTTTLEHLFLRIIRESEEHPGLRAHGRGDGHADRN, encoded by the coding sequence ATGAGCGAGGCACAAGTGAGTCCGGCCGCCCGGCCGTCGGAAACCGGCCAGTCACCGCCGGAAGTCGTCATCGAGACGCGAACCCTCTCCAAGGTGTATCGCGACTTCTGGGGACGCACCAAGGTGCAGGCCCTCAAAGCCCTTGATTTGCAGATTTATCGTGGTGAGGTGTTTGGATTGCTGGGACCCAATGGCTCCGGCAAAACGACCACGATGAAGCTGCTCCTGGGGCTTCTGCTGCCGACCTCCGGTGAGGTCTACGTGTTCGGTCGACCCGCCACCGATGTCTCAAAAAACGAGCGCATCGGCTACCTCCCGGAAGAATCTTACCTCTACCGCTTTCTCAACGCGGAAGAGACGCTCGATTTCTACGGTCGCCTGTTCAATATGCCGCGATCTGTCCGGCGACAGCGGGTGGCGGACCTTATTGAAATGGTCGGACTGACCTGGGCCAAGAAACGGCCGCTGAAAGAATATTCCAAGGGCATGACCCGCCGAATCGGGCTGGCGCAGGCCCTCATCAACGATCCGGACCTCATTCTGCTGGATGAGCCGACTTCCGGGCTGGATCCGATCGGAACGCGAGAGATGAAGGATCTCATCCTTCGCCTGCGAGATCAGGGCAAGACCGTCGTGATGTGCAGCCACCTCCTCGCCGACGTTCAGGACGTCTGCGACCGAATCGGCATTCTTTATCAGGGAGAGTTGAAGGAACTGGGGCGGGTCGATCAGCTTCTCGCCATGCGGGACGTCACAGAAATCCGTGTCCCCAGGATGTCCCCCGAAGCGGAGTCTGAGGTCAAAGCCGTTCTGGCCAAGCACGGCCTGGAAATCCTTTCCTGGGGAAATCCCACCACCACCCTGGAACATCTGTTCCTGCGGATCATCCGGGAAAGCGAAGAACATCCGGGACTGCGAGCACACGGACGAGGTGACGGCCATGCCGATCGAAATTGA